The following are encoded together in the Lactuca sativa cultivar Salinas chromosome 1, Lsat_Salinas_v11, whole genome shotgun sequence genome:
- the LOC111881115 gene encoding early nodulin-20 produces MKITCLLHAFVITTFFILAVYSSDPPEFPPSPSPAPELGSDDSYPVPSYSSPSPYDSPLATPPSDLSPSPSVDESSPSSFSPSPSPSPSPSPSEASDMAADLKSQEPKEPSSEGMSGGKKAGVAFGVIAAACFVGFGGIVYRKRQQNIRRAQYSYAARMDFI; encoded by the coding sequence ATGAAGATCACCTGTCTCCTTCACGCATTCGTCATCACAACATTCTTCATTCTCGCCGTTTATTCTTCCGATCCGCCGGAATTTCCCCCCTCGCCGTCTCCCGCTCCAGAATTAGGTTCAGACGACTCATATCCAGTCCCCTCCTATTCCTCCCCTTCGCCTTATGATTCACCACTTGCAACTCCACCTTCAGATCTCTCACCTTCTCCATCAGTTGATGAATCGTCGCCATCGTCCTTTTCGCCTTCTCCGTCTCCGTCTCCGTCTCCGTCACCGTCTGAAGCTAGTGACATGGCCGCCGATTTGAAGAGTCAAGAACCTAAAGAACCGTCGTCGGAAGGGATGAGCGGAGGGAAGAAGGCAGGAGTTGCGTTCGGAGTGATCGCCGCCGCTTGTTTCGTCGGATTCGGAGGGATTGTGTACAGGAAGCGGCAACAGAATATCCGGCGAGCACAGTACAGTTACGCGGCAAGAATGGATTTCATCTAG